A portion of the Acidimicrobiia bacterium genome contains these proteins:
- a CDS encoding site-specific tyrosine recombinase XerD has product MRLESAIDEFIAALGSERGLAVSTRAAYRRDLAQYRRFLATRDVESVESITPEDVSRHVGALRDAGMEATTIARKIAAVRGLHRFLVSEEMAGADPTALLEAPSRPATLPKAITVDEVQRLLDAIPRTTKLGVRDGALLEFMYATAARVAETVALDVLDVDLSERTALLTGKGSKQRLVPIGRYAVAAIEDYLPVRLELKGGRPDPGRLFIGARGGGLTRQAVWLIVRKHAAAAGLPIDAISPHVLRHSAATHMVEGGADLRTVQEILGHASISTTQIYTRVSPQHLYEVYVSTHPRSR; this is encoded by the coding sequence ATGAGGCTCGAGTCGGCGATCGACGAGTTCATCGCGGCGCTCGGCTCCGAGCGAGGGTTGGCGGTCAGCACGCGCGCCGCCTACCGGCGAGACCTCGCCCAGTACCGGCGATTCCTGGCCACCAGGGATGTCGAGAGCGTCGAGTCGATCACTCCCGAGGACGTCTCCCGCCACGTCGGGGCGCTGCGCGACGCCGGTATGGAGGCGACGACGATTGCACGCAAGATCGCGGCTGTGCGTGGGCTCCATCGGTTCCTCGTGTCAGAGGAGATGGCGGGCGCCGACCCGACGGCCCTGCTGGAGGCGCCTTCCAGGCCGGCGACGCTGCCCAAGGCGATCACGGTCGACGAGGTGCAGCGCCTCCTCGACGCCATACCTCGAACCACGAAGCTCGGCGTGAGGGATGGAGCGCTGCTCGAGTTCATGTACGCCACAGCAGCCCGGGTCGCCGAGACGGTGGCGCTCGATGTGCTCGACGTCGACTTGAGTGAGAGGACGGCGCTGCTCACCGGCAAGGGCTCCAAGCAGAGGCTGGTGCCGATCGGCCGCTATGCCGTCGCAGCCATCGAGGACTACCTGCCGGTGCGCCTCGAGCTCAAGGGCGGCAGGCCGGACCCCGGCAGGTTGTTCATCGGGGCGCGGGGCGGCGGGCTGACGAGGCAAGCGGTCTGGCTCATCGTCCGCAAGCACGCCGCGGCTGCCGGGCTCCCGATCGATGCGATCTCGCCCCATGTGCTGCGGCACTCTGCCGCGACGCACATGGTCGAGGGTGGAGCCGACCTCAGGACCGTCCAGGAGATCTTGGGTCACGCTAGTATCTCGACAACGCAGATCTACACGCGGGTGTCCCCGCAGCACTTGTACGAGGTCTACGTCTCGACGCACCCACGGAGCCGCTGA
- a CDS encoding NUDIX hydrolase yields MSSGEFRLVGWRDVATAAFLRLVREHYVGPSGEGLQRVAVRHPGAVAVAPILDGALLLFRQFRSPIGRALLEIPAGKRDSAGEPPEVTAARELQEEIGYRPGRLELIGSFWTTPGFTDEHMSLFVATDLEPVDSMPHGVEEESAELVSIPLSELPGRLAAGEFEDAKTLIAVHHLVAGTR; encoded by the coding sequence GTGTCATCCGGCGAGTTCCGCCTCGTCGGATGGCGAGACGTGGCGACCGCGGCGTTTCTGCGGCTCGTCAGGGAGCACTACGTCGGCCCATCGGGCGAGGGGCTGCAACGAGTGGCGGTGCGCCATCCGGGAGCCGTGGCGGTCGCCCCGATCCTCGACGGAGCATTGCTGCTGTTCCGCCAGTTCCGCAGCCCCATCGGCAGGGCGCTCCTCGAGATCCCGGCGGGCAAGCGCGACTCGGCGGGCGAGCCGCCGGAGGTGACGGCGGCCCGCGAGCTGCAAGAGGAGATCGGATATCGGCCCGGGCGGCTCGAGCTGATCGGCTCGTTCTGGACGACGCCTGGGTTCACGGACGAGCACATGAGCCTGTTCGTCGCCACGGACCTCGAGCCGGTGGACTCGATGCCTCACGGGGTCGAGGAGGAATCGGCGGAACTGGTGTCGATCCCGCTGTCCGAGTTGCCGGGACGGCTGGCGGCAGGTGAGTTCGAGGACGCCAAGACCCTCATCGCGGTGCACCACCTCGTCGCCGGGACGAGATGA